In Sorghum bicolor cultivar BTx623 chromosome 8, Sorghum_bicolor_NCBIv3, whole genome shotgun sequence, one genomic interval encodes:
- the LOC8070169 gene encoding phospholipase A1-Igamma1, chloroplastic, with protein sequence MDADEGQVLNYCKLAQAAYDAYDSHNGTSRYPLTDLLPALGLGGNGYVATSFLYATVNILTGDGGGVNEENDCPHKQHWIGYVAVATDAERDRVGYRDIAVVWRGTSTLDELLKDLQAVLVPIHGGGQGQQARRPEVQVERGFESLYTSSCDACNMRTSARSQVLAELSRLVTYLRNRYPGEGIRVTATGHCLGGALALLTAAWDAADPAAALPGGVVVRAVTFAAPRVGNQAFCDELVAGKRRVSVQRVIVDRDVVPTLPPTFFGYADAGNNVRLLNAGHVPLPFLTLLVPWHFHGIKQYLRLLDPTPVLLPPAVPAPVPVAKGSLPTAFFGQVAKLE encoded by the coding sequence atggacGCTGATGAAGGCCAGGTCCTCAACTACTGCAAGCTCGCCCAGGCCGCCTATGACGCCTACGACAGCCACAATGGCACCAGCCGCTATCCCCTCACCGACCTGCTGCCCGCCCTCGGCCTCGGCGGCAACGGCTACGTCGCCACCTCGTTCCTCTACGCTACCGTCAACATCCTcaccggcgacggcggcggcgtaaACGAAGAAAACGATTGCCCACACAAGCAGCACTGGATCGGCTACGTCGCCGTCGCTACCGACGCCGAGCGCGACCGCGTCGGCTACCGGGACATCGCGGTCGTGTGGCGCGGCACGTCGACGCTGGACGAGCTGTTGAAGGACTTGCAGGCGGTCCTCGTtccgatccatggcggcgggcAGGGGCAGCAAGCTCGTCGTCCTGAGGTTCAGGTGGAGAGAGGGTTCGAGAGCTTGTACACGTCCAGCTGCGACGCCTGCAACATGCGTACTAGCGCGCGCAGCCAGGTCCTCGCCGAGCTCAGCCGCCTGGTAACGTACCTGAGAAACAGGTACCCCGGCGAAGGCATCCGCGTGACAGCCACCGGTCACTGCCTCGGCGGCGCGCTGGCCCTGCTCACCGCCGCGTGGGACGCCGCCGaccccgcggcggcgctgcccgGCGGGGTGGTCGTCAGAGCCGTGACATTTGCGGCCCCCCGCGTAGGCAACCAGGCGTTCTGCGACGAGCTCGTCGCCGGGAAACGCCGCGTCTCGGTGCAGCGCGTCATCGTCGACCGGGACGTCGTGCCGACGCTGCCGCCGACTTTCTTTGGGTACGCGGACGCCGGCAACAACGTGCGCCTGCTTAACGCAGGACATGTTCCTCTGCCGTTCCTTACCTTGCTCGTCCCATGGCATTTCCACGGCATCAAGCAATACCTGCGCCTCCTAGACCCGACGCCGGTGCTGCTGCCGCCGGCGGTGCCAGCGCCAGTGCCG